The following proteins are encoded in a genomic region of Pseudomonas saponiphila:
- a CDS encoding sensor domain-containing diguanylate cyclase, which yields MPLHVVRPKILGFISEDVSAWLVAVLVLLAGSILTGLLAWSTYNLNQQQLRQRFQLLASERYSRIEERFQDQEQRLDGLRRFFVNSDHVTRYDFEGYAKPLLRRTQAYAFAPLVSRAQRADFEQAVRREGQPGFAIVQLNAAGQMEPAGDQDDYAPVLYSQTQSPLGSPLGYDLLAQPLRRATLERARVLNGLAVSPPMHLVAVDPAYARGVLLAAPVRRAQDDPSPQARPYGFVLAVISLRQLVADGLPASASDNLSVRILDLSTEGQHEVLYESNNLPVTSHLGASRLLRLADRDYQVEIRPSAAFLHANHSSLTSLVILGSLLSLLLSALLYVLVSQRQRALALVEQRTRELRSREQELRGTHSQLRSVLNAATQVAIIATDLRGVISTFNAGAEQMLGYRSSEAVGHLTLESLHLPQELEAWAHSLSQRYGKPIEVSRAMLVEEGMAGGHEAREWTLVRRDGSHLQVNMLATPVLDDQGLWIGHLAICIDITERKRVHEALAARDRLLKKLSAHVPGGIYQFKLDADGHASFTYASDGIREIYEIEPQVLQENAAAVFERIHPEDVQRVRESIRISAQQLSPWREEYRVCLPQRGLRWMRGAATPESLSGGGVLWHGYISDISDLKRVEEELRALSVTDSLTGIHNRRYFQEQLQNEMQRLERGGGEMAVIMLDVDHFKRINDQYGHGVGDQVLRGLCERIGRRLRRTDVFCRLGGEEFMVLCRDTNARQALVLAEELWQGLRSSPIAPVGRVTASFGVASWREGEGADGLLLRADSGVYAAKQAGRDRVQAELP from the coding sequence ATGCCGTTGCATGTGGTACGCCCGAAAATCCTGGGTTTCATTAGTGAAGATGTTTCGGCCTGGTTGGTGGCGGTGCTGGTGTTGCTCGCGGGCAGCATTCTCACCGGGCTCTTGGCCTGGTCCACCTACAACCTGAACCAGCAGCAGTTGCGCCAGCGCTTTCAGTTGCTGGCCAGCGAACGCTACAGCCGCATCGAAGAGCGCTTTCAAGACCAGGAGCAACGCCTGGACGGCTTGCGGCGTTTCTTTGTCAATTCCGATCATGTAACTCGCTACGACTTCGAGGGGTACGCCAAGCCTCTGCTGCGTCGGACTCAGGCCTATGCTTTTGCGCCGCTGGTCAGTCGTGCCCAGCGGGCGGATTTCGAGCAGGCGGTGCGCCGTGAGGGGCAGCCCGGATTCGCCATCGTGCAGCTCAATGCGGCGGGGCAGATGGAGCCGGCCGGTGATCAGGATGACTACGCGCCGGTGCTCTATAGCCAGACCCAGAGCCCGTTGGGCTCGCCCCTGGGGTATGACCTGCTGGCCCAGCCGCTGCGTCGGGCCACGCTGGAGCGTGCCCGGGTACTCAATGGCCTGGCGGTTTCGCCGCCCATGCATCTGGTGGCGGTGGATCCGGCCTATGCCCGCGGGGTGCTGCTGGCGGCGCCGGTCAGGCGCGCCCAGGATGACCCTTCGCCCCAGGCCAGGCCCTATGGTTTTGTGCTGGCGGTGATCAGCCTGCGGCAGCTGGTGGCGGACGGCTTGCCGGCCTCGGCCAGTGACAACCTGTCGGTGCGGATTCTCGATCTGTCCACCGAGGGCCAGCATGAGGTGCTGTATGAATCGAACAACCTGCCGGTCACCAGTCACCTGGGTGCCAGCCGTCTGCTGCGTCTGGCAGACCGGGATTATCAAGTGGAAATCCGCCCCAGCGCGGCGTTCCTGCATGCCAATCATTCTTCACTGACCAGTCTGGTGATCCTCGGCAGCTTGCTCAGCCTGCTGCTCAGCGCCTTGCTCTACGTGCTGGTGAGTCAACGGCAACGGGCCTTGGCCCTGGTCGAACAGCGCACCCGGGAGTTGCGCAGTCGCGAGCAGGAGCTGCGCGGAACCCACAGCCAGTTGCGCAGCGTGCTCAATGCCGCTACCCAGGTGGCGATCATCGCCACCGACCTGCGCGGGGTCATCAGCACCTTCAATGCTGGCGCCGAGCAGATGCTGGGTTACCGCAGCAGCGAAGCGGTGGGCCACCTGACCCTGGAAAGCCTGCACCTGCCTCAGGAGCTGGAAGCGTGGGCCCATAGCCTCAGTCAGCGCTATGGCAAGCCCATCGAGGTGTCCCGGGCGATGCTGGTGGAAGAGGGCATGGCCGGTGGGCATGAGGCCCGGGAATGGACCCTGGTGCGACGCGACGGCAGCCACCTGCAAGTGAACATGCTGGCGACTCCGGTGCTGGATGACCAGGGGCTGTGGATTGGCCATCTGGCCATCTGCATCGACATCACCGAGCGTAAGCGGGTGCATGAAGCCCTGGCGGCCAGGGACCGGTTGTTGAAAAAGCTCAGTGCCCATGTTCCCGGTGGCATCTACCAGTTCAAGCTGGATGCCGATGGCCATGCCAGCTTTACCTACGCCAGCGATGGCATTCGCGAGATCTACGAGATCGAGCCGCAGGTGCTGCAGGAGAATGCCGCAGCGGTGTTTGAGCGGATCCATCCCGAGGATGTGCAGCGGGTACGCGAGTCGATCCGGATTTCCGCCCAGCAGTTGAGTCCCTGGCGCGAGGAATACCGAGTCTGCCTGCCGCAACGCGGGCTGCGCTGGATGCGCGGGGCGGCGACCCCGGAAAGCCTGAGTGGCGGCGGGGTTCTGTGGCACGGCTATATCTCGGACATCTCCGATCTCAAGCGGGTCGAGGAGGAACTGCGGGCCTTGTCGGTCACCGACTCGCTGACCGGGATTCACAACCGGCGCTATTTCCAGGAGCAGTTGCAGAACGAAATGCAGCGCCTGGAGCGCGGCGGGGGCGAAATGGCGGTGATCATGCTGGATGTCGATCACTTCAAGCGGATCAACGACCAGTACGGTCACGGCGTCGGCGATCAGGTGCTGCGCGGGCTGTGCGAGCGCATTGGCCGGCGGCTGCGACGCACCGATGTGTTCTGCCGTCTGGGGGGCGAGGAGTTCATGGTTCTGTGTCGGGACACCAACGCCCGACAGGCGCTGGTCCTGGCCGAGGAACTGTGGCAGGGCTTGCGCAGTTCGCCGATCGCGCCGGTGGGCAGGGTCACCGCCAGTTTCGGTGTTGCCAGCTGGCGCGAGGGCGAGGGCGCGGATGGCCTGCTGTTGCGGGCCGACTCCGGGGTCTACGCCGCCAAGCAGGCCGGTCGCGACCGGGTTCAGGCCGAGTTGCCCTGA